One window of Candidatus Hydrogenedentota bacterium genomic DNA carries:
- a CDS encoding aspartate kinase codes for MSRVTCKFGGSSLADAACVRGVVDIIRADAGRRFVVPSAPGKRNAGDKKVTDLLYAWHGLALGGLDPAEPRRIIEERFLELARDLGVTFDIASHLAEIAEKAGTYEAPDYMASRGEYLNGRLIAEVLGAEFVDPADCIRFRATGELDPATYDLLGARLQGGGLYVVPGFYGALPDGSIKTFSRGGSDVTGSIVARASKSDLYENWTDVSGFRMTDPRIVPSARRIEEVTYTELRELSYMGATVLHEEAIFPLRGPGIPIHIRNTKAPSEPGTMIVAERGATRPVCGIAGRAGFTMINIEKTLMNREKGFGRRVLTLLEERDISWEHLPTGIDTMSIILRDDELKGRGEELVATLKKFLSPDVITLSPGLAMVATVGQGMNHHIGVAATLTAALAKANVNIRVIDQGSSEMNIIVGVEEKDLAAAVRAIYEAFEAWEGRH; via the coding sequence ATGAGTCGTGTCACCTGCAAGTTTGGCGGTTCCTCCCTGGCGGACGCGGCGTGCGTGCGGGGCGTGGTGGACATCATCCGCGCCGACGCCGGCCGCCGGTTTGTCGTCCCCTCCGCCCCCGGCAAGCGCAACGCGGGCGACAAGAAGGTCACCGACCTGCTCTACGCCTGGCACGGCCTGGCCCTGGGCGGGCTGGACCCCGCGGAGCCCCGGCGCATCATCGAGGAGCGCTTCCTGGAGCTGGCGCGCGACCTGGGCGTCACCTTCGACATCGCGTCGCACCTCGCGGAGATCGCGGAGAAGGCCGGCACGTATGAGGCCCCGGACTACATGGCCTCCCGGGGCGAGTACCTGAACGGACGCCTGATCGCCGAGGTGCTCGGCGCGGAGTTCGTGGACCCCGCCGACTGCATCCGTTTCCGCGCCACGGGCGAGCTGGACCCGGCCACCTACGACCTGCTGGGCGCGCGCCTCCAGGGGGGCGGACTGTACGTGGTGCCGGGGTTCTACGGCGCCCTGCCCGACGGGTCCATCAAGACCTTCTCCCGCGGCGGCAGCGACGTCACCGGGTCCATCGTGGCCCGCGCGTCGAAGTCGGACCTCTACGAGAACTGGACCGATGTGTCCGGATTCCGCATGACCGACCCGCGGATCGTGCCCTCCGCCCGCCGCATCGAGGAGGTCACGTACACCGAGCTGCGCGAGCTGTCCTACATGGGCGCGACCGTCCTCCACGAGGAGGCCATCTTCCCGCTGCGCGGGCCCGGCATCCCCATCCACATCCGCAACACCAAGGCCCCCTCGGAGCCCGGCACGATGATCGTGGCGGAGCGCGGGGCCACGCGGCCGGTCTGCGGCATCGCCGGGCGCGCGGGCTTCACGATGATCAACATCGAGAAGACCCTCATGAACCGGGAGAAGGGCTTCGGACGGCGCGTGCTCACCCTCCTCGAGGAGAGGGACATCAGCTGGGAGCACCTCCCCACGGGCATTGACACCATGTCCATCATCCTCCGCGACGACGAGCTGAAGGGCCGCGGCGAGGAGCTGGTGGCCACCCTGAAGAAGTTTCTCTCGCCGGATGTGATCACCCTCAGCCCGGGGCTGGCCATGGTCGCCACGGTGGGCCAGGGCATGAACCACCACATCGGCGTCGCCGCCACGCTCACCGCCGCCCTCGCAAAGGCCAACGTGAACATCCGCGTCATTGACCAGGGCTCCTCGGAAATGAACATCATCGTGGGCGTGGAGGAGAAGGACCTCGCGGCGGCGGTGAGGGCCATCTACGAGGCCTTCGAGGCGTGGGAGGGGCGGCACTGA